One Enterococcus silesiacus genomic window carries:
- a CDS encoding antibiotic biosynthesis monooxygenase, protein MLKLIAEDYIKVEYISKVMPLYKELVEKTKNEPQCIAYDLFIDQTDPGHFIFIEEWPDEEALNNHVESEHFKRLVPQINQFIREENTFLRMKPFLSDV, encoded by the coding sequence GTGCTAAAATTGATTGCGGAAGATTATATTAAAGTGGAATACATTTCAAAAGTAATGCCTTTATATAAAGAATTAGTAGAAAAAACTAAAAATGAACCACAATGTATCGCATACGATTTATTCATTGATCAAACGGATCCTGGTCATTTTATTTTCATTGAAGAATGGCCAGATGAGGAGGCTTTGAACAACCATGTTGAATCAGAGCACTTTAAAAGATTAGTACCACAAATCAATCAATTTATTCGAGAAGAAAACACATTTTTGCGAATGAAGCCCTTTTTAAGCGATGTCTAA
- a CDS encoding deaminase: MSNLTIEEKEAFMLEAVNEAKKAEAIKEVPIGAIVVLDGKIIGRGHNLREQSQDATAHAEMFAIKQACATIENWRLERAQLFVTLEPCPMCSGAMILSRVNEVYYGAKDPKGGTAGTLMNLLKDERFNHVAYVESGILEQECGTLLSNFFRKLRDEKKVLKKQKKD, encoded by the coding sequence ATGAGTAATCTAACTATAGAAGAAAAAGAAGCGTTTATGCTGGAGGCTGTTAACGAAGCTAAAAAAGCTGAAGCAATCAAAGAAGTGCCGATTGGGGCAATCGTTGTTTTAGACGGGAAAATTATTGGCCGCGGACACAACCTCAGGGAGCAAAGCCAAGATGCAACAGCACACGCTGAAATGTTTGCGATCAAACAAGCCTGTGCGACTATTGAAAATTGGCGTTTAGAAAGAGCGCAATTGTTTGTCACATTAGAGCCATGCCCGATGTGTAGTGGTGCGATGATCCTGTCTAGAGTCAATGAGGTTTATTATGGAGCGAAAGATCCAAAAGGCGGCACAGCTGGAACACTGATGAATTTATTGAAAGATGAGCGTTTCAATCACGTAGCATATGTAGAATCTGGCATTTTGGAACAGGAATGCGGTACGTTGCTCTCAAATTTCTTCCGAAAACTTCGGGATGAGAAGAAAGTTTTAAAAAAACAAAAGAAAGACTAG
- a CDS encoding Fis family transcriptional regulator, translating to MTIEELIKLYPTGKVQQTKAGNNALSLPIAGSYFIIAKDSLKETEIRLLQQLFPEKKYPINQNKHPWFDYLFNQAAIDIEGTFRILQFQLKKPKEFLQTEWENSIKEIFPELCDFFFISENDGALIERYSKNHYALEELESIFLTLDADFDSSTVVFVGSFFPVNELLYKLFQEEQQIFKTEADTLRGKSTFSLTDVALHYFTKDAMEKSLIIQTFGKQLILTNEIQKIILSLWRNQGNISSAAKDLYMHRNTLHYRLEKFYEQTGLSLKRMDDLVFCYLLITK from the coding sequence ATGACTATTGAAGAATTAATCAAATTATATCCTACTGGAAAAGTCCAACAAACAAAAGCAGGCAATAACGCTCTTTCATTGCCGATCGCTGGAAGTTATTTTATTATTGCAAAAGACTCATTAAAAGAAACTGAAATTCGTTTGTTACAACAACTATTCCCTGAGAAAAAATATCCTATCAATCAAAACAAACATCCTTGGTTTGATTACTTGTTCAATCAAGCAGCTATCGACATTGAAGGAACATTCCGTATCCTGCAGTTTCAACTCAAAAAACCAAAGGAATTTTTACAAACAGAATGGGAAAATAGCATCAAGGAAATTTTCCCAGAGCTCTGCGACTTCTTTTTTATCAGCGAAAATGATGGCGCTTTAATCGAGCGCTATAGCAAAAATCATTATGCATTAGAAGAGTTGGAAAGTATTTTTTTGACATTGGATGCAGATTTTGATTCTTCCACAGTCGTTTTTGTTGGCAGTTTTTTTCCTGTTAATGAACTTTTATATAAACTCTTTCAAGAAGAGCAGCAGATTTTTAAAACAGAGGCAGATACTCTTCGTGGTAAATCAACTTTTTCGCTAACAGATGTTGCCTTACATTATTTTACAAAAGATGCTATGGAAAAAAGTTTGATCATTCAAACATTTGGCAAACAGCTCATTTTAACAAATGAAATACAAAAGATCATCCTTTCTCTTTGGCGTAATCAGGGAAATATTAGCTCAGCGGCTAAAGATTTATACATGCACCGCAATACACTTCATTATCGTTTGGAGAAATTTTACGAACAAACCGGTCTCTCCTTAAAACGGATGGACGATCTTGTATTTTGTTATTTACTGATCACGAAATAA
- a CDS encoding peptidase, producing the protein MMPFYAVFDPTYILVIAGLLISLAASAYVNSTFKKYDKIQSRNNVTGTKAAQYILEKEQINNVGVQQIAGDLTDNYNSGNKMLSLSEATAQSTSVAAIGVAAHECGHAVQDHTGYSPLKIRAAIVPVANFGSALSFPIILVGVLLSWNQTLINIGILAFSLALLFQLVTLPVEFNASRRALKILSDGNILTEEEVPMARKVLFAAALTYVAAALATFLQLLRLIILFGGNNRRD; encoded by the coding sequence ATGATGCCTTTTTATGCAGTATTCGATCCAACATACATTTTAGTAATTGCGGGGTTGTTGATTTCATTAGCAGCATCTGCTTATGTAAATAGCACCTTTAAAAAATATGACAAAATTCAAAGTCGCAACAATGTGACAGGGACAAAAGCAGCCCAATATATATTGGAAAAAGAACAGATCAACAACGTTGGCGTTCAGCAAATTGCTGGTGATTTGACTGATAATTATAATTCTGGCAATAAGATGCTGAGTTTATCAGAAGCAACAGCGCAGTCGACATCCGTTGCAGCTATTGGCGTTGCTGCACATGAGTGTGGACATGCAGTTCAAGATCATACTGGATATAGCCCTTTAAAAATTAGAGCGGCGATCGTTCCTGTCGCTAATTTTGGCTCTGCGTTGTCATTTCCGATTATTTTAGTCGGTGTGCTACTTAGCTGGAACCAAACATTGATCAATATTGGCATATTAGCTTTTTCATTGGCGTTGCTGTTCCAATTAGTGACTCTACCAGTGGAGTTCAATGCGTCACGGAGAGCATTGAAAATTTTGTCAGACGGCAATATTTTGACAGAAGAAGAAGTACCGATGGCCAGAAAAGTTTTATTTGCAGCAGCGTTGACGTATGTCGCAGCAGCTTTGGCTACATTTTTACAATTACTTCGTTTAATTATTTTATTTGGTGGCAATAATCGCCGGGATTAA
- a CDS encoding PTS maltose transporter subunit IIBC — MGKFQEDAKKLLEDVGGKENIAAVSHCATRMRFVLNDPNKADTAAIEKIPSVKGTFTNAGQFQVIIGNEVPQFYNEFSAISGLEGVSKEQGKAAAKQNLNPVQRAISVLAEIFTPLIPALVIGGLILGFRNVLEGIPFGFLDGQKIVEVSQFWNGVNSFLWLIGEAIFQFLPVGITWSITKKMGTTQILGIVLGITLVSPQLLNAYSVASTAAADIPFWDFGFAQVNMIGYQAQVIPAMLAGFLLAYLEIFFRKVIPQAVSMIFVPLFALVPTVIAAHVILGPIGWTIGSWISDIVNAGLTSSLNWLFGAVFGFMYAPLVITGLHHMTNAIDLQLIADFHSTNLWPMIALSNIAQGSAVLAVVFMHRGNKEEEQVSIPAMISCYLGVTEPAMFGINLKYIYPFVAGMIGSACAGLFATLFDVKAISIGVGGLPGILSIVPQYYLPFFGAMLIAVIVPFILTYIFRTKGIFNKLDPVDEATGKLFVEEN, encoded by the coding sequence ATGGGTAAGTTTCAAGAAGATGCAAAAAAACTGTTAGAGGATGTAGGAGGAAAAGAAAATATTGCAGCAGTTTCACATTGTGCAACGCGAATGCGCTTTGTACTTAATGATCCAAATAAAGCTGATACTGCAGCGATTGAGAAAATTCCTTCTGTCAAAGGGACGTTTACAAATGCTGGGCAATTTCAAGTCATTATAGGAAATGAAGTACCACAATTTTATAACGAGTTTTCTGCTATATCTGGACTTGAAGGCGTTTCCAAAGAGCAAGGGAAAGCTGCGGCCAAACAAAATTTAAACCCTGTCCAACGTGCAATTTCGGTGTTAGCAGAGATTTTTACACCGTTGATTCCCGCATTAGTAATTGGTGGGTTGATCTTAGGGTTCCGCAATGTATTGGAAGGGATCCCATTTGGCTTTTTGGATGGACAAAAAATTGTTGAAGTCTCTCAATTTTGGAATGGCGTGAACTCATTTTTATGGTTAATCGGTGAAGCTATCTTCCAGTTTTTACCAGTAGGTATTACTTGGAGTATCACTAAAAAAATGGGCACAACACAAATTCTTGGTATTGTTTTAGGGATCACATTAGTATCACCGCAATTATTAAATGCTTATTCTGTAGCGAGTACAGCTGCAGCTGATATTCCGTTTTGGGATTTTGGTTTTGCTCAAGTGAATATGATTGGCTATCAAGCACAAGTTATTCCGGCAATGCTGGCAGGGTTTTTACTAGCATATTTAGAAATCTTTTTCAGAAAAGTAATACCGCAAGCGGTCTCGATGATTTTTGTTCCACTATTCGCTTTAGTGCCAACTGTGATTGCTGCTCACGTGATCTTAGGACCAATTGGCTGGACGATCGGCAGCTGGATATCAGATATTGTCAATGCTGGTTTAACCTCTTCACTAAATTGGTTGTTTGGAGCAGTGTTCGGTTTTATGTACGCACCACTAGTTATTACTGGTCTGCATCATATGACTAATGCAATCGACCTACAATTGATTGCTGATTTCCATTCCACTAATCTGTGGCCGATGATTGCATTGTCTAATATTGCGCAAGGATCGGCTGTTCTAGCTGTTGTCTTTATGCATAGAGGAAATAAAGAGGAAGAGCAAGTCTCCATTCCAGCAATGATTTCTTGTTACTTAGGTGTAACCGAACCTGCGATGTTTGGTATCAACTTGAAGTATATCTACCCGTTTGTTGCAGGGATGATCGGTTCAGCATGTGCTGGATTATTCGCGACACTATTTGATGTCAAAGCAATCAGCATTGGTGTTGGCGGCTTGCCGGGGATTTTATCTATTGTTCCCCAATATTATCTACCGTTTTTCGGAGCGATGTTGATAGCCGTTATTGTGCCATTTATTTTAACGTACATCTTCAGAACAAAAGGGATTTTCAATAAGCTTGATCCTGTTGATGAAGCAACTGGAAAATTATTTGTTGAAGAAAACTAA
- a CDS encoding ATP synthase subunit J, translating to MKKNKLAVKLKKQLSAVQVLALGFIVLIFLGGTLLSLPIFSRSGNSTPFIDALFTAVSAVCVTGLTTLNTALHWNAYGQLVIMVLIEIGGLGFMTMPVLLYFILRKKITLSTRILLREALNLDDMSGAFRLMMYVVKLATIIQLAGAILLSIEFVPEFGWKKGLFFGLFHSISSFCNAGFDLLGDSLTPYQTNPFVLLVIGGLIISGGLGFIVWQDLLRFKAKRKFSLHTKIALITTLSLLIGGFIIFFITEHNASTLTTGTNFFDRLANTFFMSVTPRTAGYYSIDYMQMTNAGLITTIFLMYIGGTSGSTAGGLKTTTFAVLVIQIVSIFKGRTRAEFQGRTIRNSTVFRALTLFFITLTLCVLSIMLLTITENIPESSGIEYVAFEVFSAFGTVGLTMGLTPDLTAVGKVIIMLLMYIGRVGIYTVGFSLLTKGQKQQAKFKYPDESVMIG from the coding sequence ATGAAAAAAAATAAACTTGCTGTAAAATTAAAAAAACAATTATCTGCCGTTCAGGTTTTAGCATTGGGATTTATTGTGTTGATATTTTTAGGCGGAACTCTTCTATCCTTACCGATATTCTCACGTAGCGGCAATTCTACACCTTTTATCGACGCATTATTTACAGCTGTCTCTGCAGTATGTGTGACTGGCTTGACTACACTTAATACAGCCTTGCACTGGAATGCTTATGGGCAGTTAGTTATTATGGTATTGATTGAAATCGGCGGTTTGGGATTTATGACGATGCCTGTTCTGTTGTATTTTATTTTACGGAAAAAAATCACACTTAGTACACGTATTTTATTACGTGAAGCACTCAATCTGGATGATATGTCTGGAGCCTTCCGTCTGATGATGTATGTGGTTAAATTAGCAACAATCATTCAATTGGCTGGTGCAATTTTACTTTCAATCGAGTTTGTCCCTGAGTTTGGTTGGAAGAAAGGGCTCTTTTTTGGTCTTTTTCATTCTATATCCAGTTTTTGTAATGCTGGTTTTGATTTATTAGGCGACAGTTTAACTCCTTATCAGACAAATCCATTTGTTTTACTGGTTATAGGTGGTTTAATTATTTCTGGCGGACTAGGTTTTATTGTTTGGCAAGATTTACTACGCTTTAAAGCCAAACGAAAATTTTCTTTACACACAAAAATCGCATTGATCACTACACTTTCTTTATTAATCGGCGGCTTTATTATATTTTTTATCACAGAGCACAATGCAAGTACTCTGACTACAGGAACTAATTTTTTTGACCGACTGGCAAATACTTTCTTTATGTCAGTTACGCCAAGAACCGCAGGCTACTATTCAATTGATTATATGCAAATGACAAACGCTGGACTGATCACAACCATCTTCTTGATGTATATTGGTGGAACATCAGGATCTACCGCTGGTGGGCTCAAAACAACCACATTCGCCGTGTTAGTTATTCAAATCGTTTCGATTTTTAAGGGTCGGACACGTGCTGAGTTTCAGGGACGCACCATTCGAAACAGTACAGTGTTTCGAGCTTTAACGCTTTTTTTCATTACGTTAACATTATGTGTCCTATCGATTATGCTCTTAACAATCACTGAAAATATTCCTGAATCCTCTGGTATAGAATATGTCGCATTTGAAGTATTTTCTGCGTTTGGAACAGTCGGGCTAACAATGGGATTGACGCCTGACTTAACCGCTGTAGGAAAAGTTATCATTATGTTATTGATGTATATTGGACGAGTTGGTATTTATACAGTTGGGTTTTCACTACTCACGAAAGGGCAAAAACAACAAGCCAAATTCAAATATCCTGATGAAAGTGTCATGATTGGGTAA
- a CDS encoding cold-shock protein, with the protein MNTGTVKWFNADKGFGFITQDNGTDLFAHFSAIQGDGFKSLDEGQSVSFDIEEGQRGPQAVNIVKN; encoded by the coding sequence ATGAATACAGGTACAGTGAAATGGTTTAACGCAGATAAAGGTTTTGGTTTTATTACTCAAGATAACGGAACAGATTTGTTCGCACACTTTTCAGCAATCCAAGGTGACGGATTTAAATCTTTAGACGAAGGTCAAAGCGTATCATTTGATATCGAAGAAGGCCAACGTGGACCACAAGCAGTAAACATCGTTAAAAACTAA